One region of Permianibacter fluminis genomic DNA includes:
- a CDS encoding energy transducer TonB, with amino-acid sequence MASESVNRESDSNQNAVSSEPIFDADYLRNPAPVYPKLSRQRKEEGVVLLRVHVLANGEADQLEVLQSSGFERLDEAALRAVRRWQFVPAKRGDETVAAWVRVPVRFNVNS; translated from the coding sequence GTGGCCAGCGAAAGCGTGAACCGCGAATCCGACAGCAATCAAAACGCGGTCAGCAGCGAACCGATTTTTGATGCCGACTATCTGCGCAATCCGGCACCGGTCTATCCCAAGCTGTCACGCCAACGCAAAGAAGAAGGTGTTGTGCTGCTGCGCGTGCACGTGCTGGCGAATGGCGAAGCCGATCAACTGGAAGTGCTGCAATCAAGCGGCTTCGAGCGGCTGGATGAAGCCGCCCTGCGCGCGGTCCGGCGCTGGCAATTTGTGCCGGCCAAACGCGGCGACGAAACCGTTGCGGCCTGGGTGCGCGTGCCGGTGCGTTTCAATGTGAATAGCTGA
- a CDS encoding TonB-dependent receptor: MTAAQTLMTIKKTKTFQKTPLAAAIALCSALPAYAAEPATSQPADSQAIVKEQETVLKEVKVEAQAEQDGYKANQASSPKLTQPLVDTAKTVRVVTDEVMREQGVTSLRDALRNISGISMAAGEGGVPPGDNLTLRGFSARTDLFIDGARDVAGYTRDPFNLESVEVVEGPGSAFSGRGSTGGSINQVSKAPKLDDFSNAELSIGTDALHRETLDVNKPLESLSDSAALRVNLMNHSADAPGRDEVYSKRWAIAPSLALGLETDTRVVLSHLHQEQDGLPDYGVPYTANVIVPTGGEPLPVDTETFYGLVDRDYEDIDADVTTAKVEHDFSKTVSLRNQLRYGNVTRDSIVTPPRMLNATTVNRQGRARDTEDEILLNQTDLSLKFGEGAIKHTVLVGLELAREKFHNNTRNLTNGPATPINNPNPHDAYTGTITPTGFAEAKADTVALYVFDTIEFGSNWQANLGLRHDDFQTDFYSKTLNLTTNNIDIVDLNNADSTINWNAGLTYKPAENSSIYFAYGSSVNPSAEGLTLSDSTATLDPEESDSYELGTKWDLLNQQLLVTAAIFRTDKTNARTTDGSTGAATVLEGEQRVDGYTLSATGIINENWQVIGSYTHLDSEIVESLNVLEQGNELANVAPESWTLWTTYQLLPSLQVGLGAQHTDRRFNNTQNLNEVPGYTLYDAMASYQVTDSFALRLNVYNLTDEDHYATVGGGHVVPGAARYAMLTGSFSF; encoded by the coding sequence ATGACCGCCGCGCAAACACTGATGACGATCAAAAAGACCAAGACCTTCCAAAAGACTCCGCTCGCTGCCGCGATTGCCCTGTGCAGCGCCCTGCCCGCCTATGCCGCAGAACCTGCCACCAGCCAGCCAGCCGATAGCCAAGCGATCGTCAAAGAACAAGAAACCGTACTGAAAGAAGTCAAAGTTGAAGCCCAGGCGGAACAGGACGGCTACAAAGCCAATCAGGCGAGCTCGCCGAAACTGACCCAGCCGCTGGTCGACACCGCCAAGACCGTGCGCGTAGTCACCGATGAAGTGATGCGTGAGCAAGGCGTCACCAGCCTGCGCGATGCGCTGCGCAATATTTCCGGCATCAGCATGGCCGCCGGCGAAGGTGGTGTACCGCCCGGCGACAACCTGACCCTGCGCGGCTTCTCGGCACGGACCGATTTGTTCATCGACGGCGCCCGTGATGTCGCCGGTTACACCCGCGATCCGTTCAATCTGGAATCGGTTGAAGTGGTGGAAGGTCCGGGCTCGGCATTCTCAGGCCGCGGCTCGACCGGCGGCTCGATCAATCAGGTCAGCAAAGCGCCGAAGCTCGACGATTTCAGCAACGCCGAATTGAGCATCGGCACCGACGCGTTGCACCGCGAAACGCTTGACGTCAACAAACCGCTGGAAAGCCTCAGCGACAGCGCCGCACTGCGCGTCAACCTGATGAATCACTCAGCCGATGCCCCGGGCCGCGATGAGGTGTACAGCAAGCGCTGGGCCATTGCCCCGAGTCTGGCGCTGGGGCTGGAAACCGACACCCGCGTCGTGCTGAGCCATTTGCATCAGGAACAGGACGGGTTGCCGGATTACGGTGTGCCTTACACCGCCAACGTGATTGTGCCGACTGGTGGTGAACCCTTGCCGGTTGATACCGAAACGTTTTACGGTTTGGTCGATCGCGATTACGAAGACATTGATGCCGATGTCACCACGGCCAAAGTGGAACACGATTTCAGCAAGACCGTCAGCCTGCGTAACCAACTCCGCTACGGCAACGTCACCCGCGATTCCATCGTGACGCCGCCACGCATGCTGAATGCCACGACCGTCAACCGCCAAGGCCGTGCCCGTGACACCGAAGACGAAATCCTGCTGAACCAGACCGATCTGAGTCTGAAGTTTGGCGAGGGTGCCATCAAACATACGGTCTTGGTTGGACTGGAACTGGCGCGGGAAAAATTTCACAACAATACCCGCAACCTGACCAATGGTCCGGCGACGCCAATCAACAACCCCAATCCGCACGATGCCTACACCGGCACGATTACGCCAACCGGTTTTGCCGAAGCAAAGGCCGACACGGTCGCGCTATATGTGTTCGACACCATCGAGTTCGGCAGCAACTGGCAAGCCAATCTCGGCCTGCGGCACGATGACTTCCAAACCGACTTTTACAGCAAAACGCTAAATCTCACGACCAACAACATCGACATCGTCGATTTAAACAACGCTGACAGCACCATCAACTGGAATGCCGGCCTCACCTACAAACCGGCAGAAAATAGCAGCATCTATTTCGCCTACGGCAGCTCGGTCAACCCGTCCGCCGAAGGCTTGACCCTCAGTGACAGCACGGCCACGCTGGATCCGGAAGAAAGCGACAGCTATGAGCTCGGCACCAAATGGGATTTGCTGAACCAGCAATTGCTGGTCACCGCGGCGATCTTCCGCACCGACAAAACCAACGCCCGCACAACCGATGGCAGCACCGGTGCCGCCACCGTGCTGGAAGGTGAGCAACGCGTGGATGGCTATACCCTCAGCGCCACCGGCATCATCAACGAGAATTGGCAAGTCATCGGCAGCTACACACATCTCGACAGCGAAATCGTCGAGTCCTTGAATGTGCTGGAGCAAGGCAATGAACTCGCCAACGTCGCACCGGAAAGCTGGACCTTGTGGACCACCTATCAACTGCTGCCTTCGCTGCAAGTGGGTCTCGGCGCGCAGCACACTGATCGCCGCTTCAACAACACGCAGAACCTGAACGAAGTACCGGGCTACACCTTGTATGACGCCATGGCCAGCTATCAAGTGACCGACAGCTTCGCCCTGCGGCTGAATGTCTACAACCTGACCGACGAAGATCATTACGCAACGGTGGGTGGTGGCCACGTCGTCCCCGGCGCCGCCCGTTATGCCATGCTGACCGGTAGTTTCAGCTTCTAA
- a CDS encoding Fe2+-dependent dioxygenase, translating into MLLQIPAVLTAEQVSEARQLLDQAEWVDGKITAGYQSAKAKDNLQLPEEHPVSKQLGETILKALSRNALFMSAALPLKVFPPLFNCYRGGQSFGSHVDNAIRDHRASGQRVRTDLSCTLFLSSPEEYDGGDLLIEDSYGAHKVKLPAGHMVLYPSTSLHKVTPVTRGARIASFFWLQSLVRDDGQRTLLFDLDTSIQRLNQDTPDHPSLVQLTGVYHNLLRRWADT; encoded by the coding sequence ATGTTGTTGCAGATACCCGCCGTACTGACGGCCGAACAAGTCAGCGAAGCACGGCAACTGCTCGACCAGGCCGAATGGGTCGATGGCAAAATCACCGCCGGCTATCAATCGGCAAAAGCCAAAGACAACCTGCAACTGCCGGAAGAACATCCGGTCAGCAAACAACTCGGCGAAACCATTCTGAAAGCGCTAAGCCGCAATGCCCTGTTCATGTCAGCCGCATTGCCGTTAAAGGTTTTCCCGCCGCTGTTCAATTGCTATCGCGGTGGCCAATCATTTGGCTCGCATGTCGACAATGCCATCCGCGATCACCGCGCCAGCGGCCAGCGCGTCCGCACCGATCTGTCCTGCACCCTGTTCCTCAGCAGCCCCGAGGAATACGACGGCGGCGACTTGCTGATTGAAGACAGCTACGGCGCCCACAAAGTCAAACTGCCGGCCGGCCACATGGTGCTCTACCCGTCCACCAGCCTGCACAAAGTCACCCCGGTCACCCGCGGCGCCCGCATCGCCTCTTTCTTCTGGCTGCAATCGCTTGTCCGCGACGACGGCCAACGCACGCTGCTGTTCGATCTGGACACCAGCATTCAACGCCTGAACCAGGACACGCCCGATCATCCGTCGCTGGTCCAGCTGACAGGCGTCTACCACAACCTGCTACGGCGCTGGGCGGATACCTGA
- a CDS encoding ExbD/TolR family protein, producing MAFSSGDGFDTSDEVMGEINMTPLVDVMLVLLIIFILALPVLTNTLPIHLPDASAAPSEPLPELVQLGVAADGQLYWQNERIAEADLPSRLQQLSQQQPQPPVQIQADRAVAFEHVARVLAAAQKAGVKQLGVLTEPK from the coding sequence ATGGCGTTTTCAAGCGGAGACGGTTTCGACACCAGCGACGAGGTCATGGGCGAAATCAACATGACGCCGCTGGTCGACGTGATGCTGGTGCTGCTGATCATTTTCATTCTGGCGCTGCCAGTACTGACCAACACCTTGCCCATCCACTTGCCGGATGCCAGTGCCGCGCCGAGCGAACCGCTGCCGGAATTGGTGCAACTCGGTGTGGCTGCCGACGGCCAGCTGTACTGGCAGAACGAACGCATTGCCGAAGCCGACCTGCCTAGCCGCCTGCAGCAGCTGAGCCAGCAACAACCGCAACCGCCGGTGCAGATTCAGGCCGACCGGGCCGTCGCCTTCGAGCACGTCGCCCGGGTGCTGGCCGCCGCCCAGAAAGCCGGGGTCAAACAGCTCGGCGTGCTGACCGAGCCCAAGTAA
- a CDS encoding MotA/TolQ/ExbB proton channel family protein — MNNPYGVAEMLQKGDAVTLSIAICLLLMSVISWTVMAIKTVQLMRVRRLARNVSSEFWHAHNFEDALKTIGTPGQSPFRTLADEARNAVAHHAQHSSDLHAQLNVSDWLSSCLRRAIEDATAKLQAGLAVLATIGSTAPFVGLFGTVWGIYNALIAIGVSGQASIDKVAGPVGEALIMTAFGLFVAIPAVMGYNALTRGNKALVMRFSSFAHDLHAYFITGARVSGVQLIPEANPSLRAVGDR, encoded by the coding sequence ATGAACAATCCCTACGGCGTTGCCGAGATGTTGCAGAAAGGTGATGCGGTCACCTTGTCGATTGCCATTTGCCTGTTGCTGATGTCCGTGATCAGCTGGACAGTGATGGCGATCAAGACCGTGCAATTGATGCGCGTGCGCCGACTTGCGCGCAACGTCAGCAGCGAATTCTGGCATGCCCACAACTTTGAAGACGCGCTGAAAACCATCGGAACACCGGGCCAAAGCCCCTTTCGCACGCTGGCCGACGAAGCCCGCAATGCAGTCGCCCACCACGCCCAGCACAGCAGCGATTTGCACGCGCAACTGAACGTCAGCGATTGGTTGTCGAGCTGTTTGCGCCGCGCCATTGAAGATGCCACCGCGAAACTGCAAGCCGGCTTGGCCGTGCTGGCGACAATCGGCTCGACCGCGCCGTTTGTTGGCTTGTTCGGCACCGTCTGGGGCATTTACAACGCGCTGATCGCCATCGGCGTCAGCGGCCAGGCCAGCATCGACAAAGTCGCCGGTCCGGTTGGCGAAGCGCTGATCATGACCGCGTTCGGTTTGTTCGTCGCGATCCCGGCGGTCATGGGTTACAACGCACTGACCCGCGGCAACAAAGCGCTGGTGATGCGCTTCTCGTCGTTCGCGCATGATCTGCACGCGTATTTCATTACCGGTGCCCGCGTTTCCGGTGTGCAACTGATCCCCGAAGCCAATCCGTCGCTGCGCGCGGTGGGAGATCGCTGA